From Deferribacter autotrophicus, the proteins below share one genomic window:
- the cas2 gene encoding CRISPR-associated endonuclease Cas2 — protein sequence MNKNIKVLGYGGNMYVVAVYDISTITSEGQKRLTKIMKLFRQYLHHTQKSVFEGELSEAKFFALKKAANRLINHETDYVVFYKIANKNNIERETVGIDFDPTDNLI from the coding sequence GTGAACAAAAATATAAAAGTTTTAGGATATGGTGGTAATATGTATGTGGTAGCTGTGTATGACATTTCAACAATCACATCAGAAGGTCAAAAACGGCTTACTAAAATTATGAAGCTTTTTAGGCAATATCTTCATCATACTCAAAAATCGGTATTTGAAGGGGAATTGAGCGAAGCAAAATTTTTTGCATTGAAAAAGGCTGCTAATAGATTAATAAACCATGAAACGGATTATGTTGTATTTTATAAAATTGCTAACAAAAATAATATAGAAAGGGAAACTGTTGGCATAGATTTTGATCCAACTGACAATTTGATATAA
- a CDS encoding cytochrome ubiquinol oxidase subunit I, with protein MDYPLWLANSDISGALVIALVSIFHVFISHFAVGMGLFLVLAEKKALKEQNEELKIFVKKTSALVLLISAVLGALTGVGIWFTIALVSPAGTSALIHNFVWGWAAEWVFFVLEIVTILVYYYTWNKVSDKYHVLLGWLYFVGAYMSLVIIVGIITFQLTPGKWIETHSFWDGFLNPTYIPSIVGRTGIALLLAGIYAMITLSLMKNSEVKKNASRFSGYFVLAGIILTFVGMTWWVFAIPADIREQFLGGNMTLTNFFKYSGYITAIMGFLTLLFMFVLPRYINIAITLIILILGQISFGYYEFTRERARKPFVIRDYMYSNGILVSEVEKLNEEGILSKAKWANIENEKDVMKIGRAVFVAECKICHSLNGFNALRPKIEGLEAEDIDAMLMDLDSNPLMPPFVGTDAEREALAKYLAKIAQ; from the coding sequence ATGGATTATCCCCTTTGGCTGGCTAATAGTGACATTTCTGGAGCCTTAGTCATTGCCCTTGTTTCAATATTTCATGTTTTTATTTCGCATTTTGCTGTAGGTATGGGATTATTTTTAGTATTAGCTGAAAAAAAAGCTTTAAAAGAGCAGAATGAAGAGCTAAAAATTTTCGTAAAAAAAACTAGCGCACTTGTTTTACTGATTTCTGCTGTTTTAGGAGCACTGACAGGTGTTGGTATCTGGTTTACTATTGCTTTGGTCTCCCCTGCAGGAACATCTGCCTTAATCCATAATTTCGTTTGGGGATGGGCTGCAGAATGGGTTTTCTTTGTTTTAGAAATAGTTACCATCCTTGTTTACTATTATACCTGGAATAAAGTATCAGATAAATATCATGTTTTATTAGGTTGGCTCTACTTTGTTGGAGCTTATATGAGTCTGGTAATTATTGTAGGGATTATTACTTTCCAACTTACACCTGGCAAATGGATTGAAACTCACAGTTTCTGGGATGGATTTTTAAATCCAACTTATATCCCTTCTATTGTAGGTAGAACGGGAATTGCACTTTTGCTTGCAGGAATCTATGCGATGATAACCCTCTCTTTAATGAAAAATAGTGAAGTGAAAAAAAACGCATCACGATTTTCAGGTTATTTTGTATTGGCAGGTATAATTTTAACTTTTGTAGGTATGACATGGTGGGTATTTGCTATACCTGCTGATATAAGAGAGCAGTTTTTGGGTGGAAACATGACATTAACCAATTTCTTTAAATATTCCGGTTATATAACCGCTATTATGGGATTTTTGACACTATTATTTATGTTTGTTCTGCCACGTTATATAAATATTGCCATAACATTGATTATTTTAATTTTGGGACAAATTAGCTTTGGTTATTACGAATTCACAAGAGAAAGAGCAAGAAAGCCTTTTGTAATTAGAGATTATATGTATTCCAATGGAATTTTGGTTTCTGAAGTAGAAAAACTCAATGAAGAAGGGATTCTATCAAAAGCAAAATGGGCAAATATTGAAAATGAAAAAGATGTTATGAAAATCGGAAGAGCTGTCTTTGTGGCAGAATGCAAAATTTGTCACTCATTAAACGGTTTTAATGCACTCAGACCGAAAATAGAAGGTTTAGAAGCTGAAGACATAGATGCTATGCTTATGGATCTGGATTCCAATCCCCTTATGCCTCCTTTTGTAGGAACAGATGCGGAAAGAGAAGCCCTGGCAAAATATTTAGCTAAAATAGCTCAATAA
- a CDS encoding vitamin B12-dependent ribonucleotide reductase has protein sequence MFSENILELLGEEPKLSANALTVLRKRYLKKDEKGNVIETPKGMFQRVAMNIAKADLNYDKKADLDATAKKFFDVMVSLKFLPNSPTLMNAGKELQQLSACFVLPVEDSLDKIFDAVKYTALIHKSGGGTGFSFSRLRPKDDVVKTTKGVSSGPVSFMTVFDSATETIKQGGTRRGANMGILRVDHPDIMEFIYAKKDKTKLTNFNLSVAVTEKFMEAVLKNEEYPLINPKSGKVVKKLNAKDVFDQMVKLAWEGGDPGIIFIDRINRDNPTPKEGEIESTNPCGEQPLLPYESCNLGSINLGKFVKNKKILWNELKDVIHTAVHFLDNVIDMNNYPIPQIEEMTKKNRKIGLGIMGWADMLALLEIPYNSEEAISLAEKVMSFIREEGRKASMKLAEKRGSFPNFEDSIYPEMGFKMMRNATVTTIAPTGTISIIAGCSSGIEPYFAIAFYRNVLDNDKLVEVNPIFKEIAKREGFYSDELMEKIAEQGHLENLDEVPEKWKKVFVTAHETSPIWHVKMQAAFQKYTDNAVSKTVNFPKEATVEDVREVYLLAYKLGCKGITIYRDGSREQQVINIGTIEKKEEQETIEIKGQFKPRPRPKVLVGKTIEMMTGCGKLYVTINQDENGEPFEVFTSMGKAGGCAQSQCEAIGRLISLVLRSGGEPENIIKQLKGISCHMRYGFGPNQVLSCADAVGKAIEQALNMPTEIKVIKQEEITVDKLLKEFEGNTEKSEKATPRNGACPECGGILNYVEGCDVCYSCGYSHCS, from the coding sequence ATGTTTTCTGAAAATATTTTAGAGTTGTTAGGTGAAGAGCCAAAACTTTCTGCAAATGCGTTGACCGTTTTAAGAAAAAGATATTTAAAAAAAGATGAAAAAGGGAATGTAATAGAAACACCCAAAGGGATGTTTCAACGCGTTGCAATGAATATTGCCAAGGCCGATTTAAATTATGATAAAAAAGCAGATTTAGATGCCACTGCAAAAAAGTTTTTCGATGTTATGGTATCTTTGAAATTTTTGCCAAATTCACCTACTTTGATGAATGCAGGAAAAGAACTGCAGCAGCTTTCTGCATGTTTTGTTCTACCTGTGGAAGATTCTTTGGATAAAATTTTTGATGCTGTAAAATATACAGCACTAATTCATAAATCAGGTGGTGGAACAGGTTTTTCATTCTCAAGATTAAGACCTAAGGATGATGTGGTAAAAACAACGAAGGGAGTTTCTAGTGGTCCTGTTTCTTTTATGACGGTTTTTGATTCTGCAACTGAAACAATCAAACAGGGTGGTACAAGACGTGGTGCCAACATGGGTATCTTGAGAGTAGATCACCCAGACATAATGGAGTTTATTTACGCCAAAAAAGATAAAACCAAACTAACAAATTTTAATTTATCTGTGGCCGTAACAGAAAAATTTATGGAAGCTGTTTTAAAAAATGAAGAATATCCTCTTATCAATCCAAAAAGTGGTAAGGTTGTCAAAAAACTGAATGCTAAAGATGTCTTTGATCAAATGGTAAAACTAGCCTGGGAAGGTGGTGACCCTGGGATCATTTTTATAGATAGAATTAACAGGGATAACCCTACTCCAAAAGAAGGTGAAATAGAAAGTACAAATCCATGTGGAGAACAGCCATTATTACCATATGAATCATGTAATTTAGGTTCTATAAATCTAGGTAAGTTTGTAAAAAACAAGAAAATTTTGTGGAACGAATTGAAGGATGTAATACATACTGCTGTACATTTTCTGGACAATGTAATTGATATGAACAACTACCCTATTCCTCAAATTGAAGAAATGACTAAAAAGAACAGAAAAATAGGCTTAGGGATTATGGGTTGGGCAGATATGCTTGCCCTTCTTGAAATACCATACAACAGCGAAGAAGCGATAAGTCTAGCCGAAAAAGTTATGTCTTTTATAAGAGAAGAAGGCAGAAAAGCCTCTATGAAGTTAGCAGAAAAAAGAGGTAGCTTTCCAAACTTTGAAGATAGCATCTATCCTGAAATGGGATTCAAAATGATGAGAAATGCTACAGTTACTACTATAGCTCCAACGGGTACAATCTCCATTATAGCAGGATGTTCATCAGGAATTGAGCCTTATTTTGCCATAGCTTTTTATAGAAATGTTTTGGATAATGATAAATTAGTTGAGGTTAACCCTATTTTTAAAGAAATTGCAAAAAGAGAAGGTTTTTATTCAGATGAATTAATGGAAAAAATTGCAGAACAAGGCCATTTAGAGAACTTAGATGAAGTTCCCGAAAAATGGAAAAAAGTTTTTGTAACAGCTCATGAAACTTCACCCATTTGGCATGTAAAAATGCAAGCAGCTTTTCAAAAATATACTGACAATGCTGTGAGTAAAACAGTTAATTTTCCAAAAGAAGCTACTGTTGAAGATGTAAGAGAGGTATATCTCCTTGCTTATAAATTAGGATGTAAAGGTATAACAATTTATAGAGATGGTAGTAGAGAACAGCAAGTTATAAATATAGGGACAATAGAGAAAAAAGAAGAGCAGGAAACTATAGAAATTAAAGGACAGTTTAAACCTCGTCCAAGGCCTAAGGTACTTGTAGGAAAAACCATTGAAATGATGACCGGTTGTGGCAAACTCTATGTTACAATCAATCAAGATGAAAATGGTGAACCATTTGAAGTGTTCACAAGCATGGGTAAAGCTGGAGGATGTGCGCAGAGTCAATGTGAAGCAATTGGTAGGCTCATATCATTAGTTTTAAGAAGTGGCGGTGAACCAGAAAATATTATAAAACAGTTGAAAGGAATCTCATGTCATATGAGATATGGTTTTGGACCAAATCAGGTGTTAAGTTGTGCAGATGCAGTTGGAAAAGCTATTGAGCAGGCACTAAATATGCCAACTGAAATAAAAGTCATAAAACAAGAAGAAATCACCGTTGATAAATTATTAAAAGAATTTGAAGGAAATACTGAAAAATCAGAAAAAGCTACTCCAAGAAATGGTGCTTGCCCAGAATGTGGTGGAATATTAAATTATGTAGAAGGTTGTGATGTTTGTTATTCCTGTGGTTATTCACATTGTAGTTAA
- a CDS encoding sensor histidine kinase, with protein sequence MLFFYLIFLFIYLTNINKTELINELIFLAVVIGFFSTIIFIANTFIHDTIILYIQSFFDTIIITYLMYRTNFLDSPYIIFFAFVVGYLSFVKGFKGGLVGLIQFLFATLILFIVFKKSENINITYLTNQFQYLFAFILIYALSSYLNYNYQKRVQELKNLQNIQQLIVKNIGIGIMLIDKTGNILSCNDAGKKILNLKMNSLLDRTLKDIGLVLKGDENIIKYNDKFIGYKLQDFIDESNKKVGKLLIFQDVTEKELLKIELQKKQKLANLGQFATIIAHEIKNPLGAIKGSIQILKKQFKADKLINIVEREINRLDMILNNLLYVSRPAKKNKDLIKISEFFNDFVDYFKIYDLYEELKINLNVIDDFEILISDIELRQIIWNLIINSYEAKNDVHITITTYIKDGKKIFSYSDNGPGISSEIIKDVMKPFYSTKSKGSGLGLYIIKLICDKNSIIYKLYSNKEVNGFQMDFIFK encoded by the coding sequence TTGCTTTTTTTTTATTTAATTTTTTTATTTATATATCTTACAAATATTAATAAAACTGAACTTATAAATGAATTGATTTTTTTAGCAGTAGTTATTGGTTTTTTTTCAACAATTATTTTTATTGCAAACACTTTCATTCATGACACGATTATTCTGTATATTCAATCATTTTTCGATACCATAATAATAACATATTTAATGTACAGAACTAATTTTTTAGATAGCCCTTATATTATATTTTTTGCATTTGTTGTTGGGTATTTGTCATTTGTAAAAGGTTTTAAAGGGGGACTGGTTGGTTTAATACAATTTTTATTTGCTACTCTAATATTATTTATTGTTTTTAAAAAAAGTGAGAACATCAATATAACTTATCTTACGAATCAGTTTCAATATTTATTTGCTTTCATCTTGATATATGCATTGTCATCATATCTTAATTATAACTATCAAAAAAGAGTCCAAGAATTAAAAAACCTACAAAATATTCAACAGTTGATTGTAAAAAACATAGGGATTGGAATAATGCTCATAGATAAAACAGGAAATATTCTTTCATGTAATGATGCGGGTAAAAAAATTTTAAATCTTAAAATGAATAGTTTATTAGATAGAACATTAAAAGATATCGGATTAGTTTTGAAAGGAGATGAAAATATTATAAAATACAATGACAAATTTATAGGTTATAAGTTACAAGATTTTATAGATGAGTCAAATAAAAAGGTTGGTAAACTTTTAATTTTTCAAGATGTAACTGAGAAAGAGTTATTAAAAATAGAGTTACAAAAAAAACAAAAATTAGCAAATTTAGGTCAATTTGCCACAATCATTGCTCATGAAATCAAAAATCCTCTGGGTGCAATAAAAGGGAGTATTCAGATATTAAAAAAACAGTTTAAGGCTGATAAATTGATAAATATTGTGGAAAGAGAAATTAACAGACTTGATATGATTCTTAATAATTTACTTTATGTAAGCAGACCTGCAAAAAAGAATAAAGATTTAATAAAAATCAGCGAGTTTTTTAATGATTTCGTGGATTATTTTAAAATATATGATCTATATGAAGAGTTGAAGATTAATTTGAATGTTATTGATGACTTTGAGATTTTAATTTCTGATATAGAGTTAAGACAGATAATATGGAACCTTATTATCAATAGTTATGAGGCGAAAAATGATGTTCACATAACAATAACTACTTATATCAAGGACGGTAAAAAGATATTTTCCTATAGTGATAACGGACCTGGAATTTCAAGTGAAATTATAAAAGATGTAATGAAGCCTTTTTATTCTACAAAAAGTAAAGGAAGCGGGTTAGGATTATATATCATTAAATTAATTTGTGATAAAAATAGTATAATTTACAAGCTGTATTCTAATAAAGAAGTCAATGGCTTCCAAATGGATTTTATCTTTAAATAA
- a CDS encoding type II secretion system F family protein — translation MARFIYKGKDSVGKPISGVIEAKNKAEAMQSLKSRRIEVHEIKMDWKHIELSFGERINDMDIVIATRQLATMINAGLPIVRALDIISAQAPKKKLRKIYTDIKEDIEQGLSFSKALEKHRNIFGDLYINMIAAGEAGGLLDDILERLSQYMEKAISLKRKVKSAMMYPSIVLFVAVVVVWGLMVFIIPKFKEMYEGFGGTLPALTQFTIALSDFLSSWYGGGLIFGGIIASFITIRLVYKKSERGRYFLDNLLLKTPKIGDLIKKVAISKFARTFGTLLSSGVAILEALDIVAKTSGNKVIEKHLKKSRGDIEAGKTVVQPLEKAGIFPPMVTQMIAVGEETGALDKMLTKIADFYDDEVDRAVEGLTKMIEPMLMIFVGGAVGFVIIAMYLPIFKLGTVVG, via the coding sequence ATGGCCAGATTTATTTATAAGGGAAAAGATAGTGTTGGTAAACCTATTTCTGGGGTTATAGAGGCAAAAAATAAAGCTGAAGCTATGCAGTCTTTAAAATCAAGAAGAATAGAAGTTCATGAAATAAAAATGGATTGGAAACATATAGAGTTATCTTTTGGTGAGAGAATTAATGACATGGATATTGTTATTGCAACTAGGCAGCTTGCCACAATGATTAATGCTGGACTTCCCATTGTAAGAGCTTTGGATATCATTTCTGCACAAGCTCCAAAGAAAAAACTGAGAAAAATATACACTGATATTAAAGAGGATATAGAGCAGGGGTTATCTTTTAGTAAAGCTTTAGAAAAACACAGAAACATTTTTGGTGATTTATATATAAACATGATTGCTGCTGGTGAGGCTGGTGGTTTATTAGATGATATTTTAGAAAGATTATCTCAGTATATGGAAAAGGCCATATCATTAAAGAGAAAAGTAAAATCAGCTATGATGTATCCTTCTATCGTTCTTTTTGTAGCAGTTGTTGTTGTATGGGGGTTAATGGTATTTATTATTCCAAAGTTTAAAGAAATGTATGAGGGGTTTGGTGGGACATTACCTGCATTAACTCAATTTACGATTGCTTTGAGTGATTTTTTGTCTAGTTGGTATGGTGGTGGTTTAATATTTGGAGGAATAATTGCTTCTTTCATTACAATTAGACTAGTTTATAAAAAATCTGAAAGAGGCAGATATTTTTTGGATAATTTATTGTTAAAAACGCCTAAAATAGGTGATTTAATAAAAAAAGTGGCGATCTCAAAATTTGCAAGAACTTTCGGTACTCTACTAAGTAGTGGTGTGGCCATTCTCGAAGCTTTAGATATTGTTGCAAAAACAAGTGGTAACAAAGTAATAGAAAAACATCTGAAAAAGAGTAGAGGTGATATTGAGGCTGGTAAAACTGTTGTGCAACCACTTGAAAAAGCAGGAATATTTCCACCAATGGTAACTCAAATGATCGCTGTTGGAGAAGAAACTGGTGCTCTTGATAAAATGCTTACGAAAATTGCAGATTTTTATGATGATGAAGTTGATAGAGCAGTTGAGGGGCTTACAAAGATGATAGAACCGATGTTAATGATTTTTGTGGGTGGCGCAGTTGGTTTTGTTATTATTGCAATGTATCTGCCAATATTTAAACTTGGCACTGTGGTTGGATGA